From a single Brassica napus cultivar Da-Ae chromosome C9, Da-Ae, whole genome shotgun sequence genomic region:
- the LOC111209918 gene encoding uncharacterized protein LOC111209918 codes for MFFFRRDEPPPLIVRRRFRRGTSSVTQSTSPASSPVAATTPPAAPTPPAARTPPSVASGPSQSSRGGGLPTTMTVAELVRQPGRESLQRLDPNYLIVPNTTWFDLSGNGITNSLLRMEYTMLKRGYPTFYDMPAEDQELWFRQFAQEFTWESGITEQVKIVFRRKAASHYTKRINEWKQKFDVGEVPKHINPDVWRDLCGHWTKDETKSLSTINSQNRCSSRGGKGMFVHNLGATSLQTRALQLMKENGGVPVDDFTLMKNAYTNKKTGVIQDGLIQDVIQVVENRKEDLLATQASMCEEGDSASSNSLTVEQLNNLVLEAVPRKKGRYVGLARSTGGASSSSSAHYPLVHELMEQIKTKDTEIEFLKNDNAEIRVELQQNRTTMEQNNVLTQTLLQKFRSRFGEDF; via the exons CTTCTTCAGTCACTCAGAGTACGTCACCCGCTAGTAGCCCAGTTGCAGCTACCACTCCTCCAGCAGCCCCCACCCCTCCAGCAGCCCGCACCCCCCCTTCTGTAGCTTCCGGCCCTTCTCAAAGTTCAAGAGGAGGAGGATTGCCTACTACGATGACTGTTGCGGAGTTAGTTAGGCAACCTGGCCGAGAATCGCTTCAGCGCCTTGATCCAAATTATCTTATTGTCCCAAACACCACTTG GTTTGATTTGTCTGGCAATGGTATCACCAACAGCCTTCTTAGGATGGAGTACACGATGCTAAAGCGTGGTTATCCAACTTTCTATGACATGCCTGCAGAAGATCAAGAACTTTGGTTTCGGCAATTTGCG CAAGAGTTCACTTGGGAATCAGGGATTACCGAACAAGTGAAAATTGTTTTCCGCCGCAAAGCAGCTTCGCACTACACCAAGCGGATCAATGAGTGGAAGCAAAAATTCGATGTTGGTGAGGTCCCGAAGCACATCAACCCAGACGTTTGGCGGGATTTGTGTGGTCATTGGACGAAAGATGAGACAAAGTCTTTGTCGACAATCAACTCGCAAAATCGGTGTAGCAGCCGTGGCGGGAAAGGGATGTTTGTCCACAACTTAGGGGCAACAAGTTTACAGACCCGAGCACTTCAGCTA atGAAGGAAAACGGTGGAGTTCCCGTAGATGATTTTACCCTGATGAAGAATGcctataccaacaagaagactggCGTGATTCAGGATGGACTTATTCAGGACGTAATCCAGGTCGTGGAAAATCGAAAAGAGGATCTCCTCGCGACTCAAGCTTCTATGTGTGAAGAAGGCGATTCTGCATCTTCCAACTCCTTAACCGTAGAGCAACTCAACAACCTTGTTCTCGAG GCTGTTCCAAGGAAAAAGGGCCGTTATGTTGGATTGGCTCGTTCGACCGGaggggcttcttcttcttcttcagctcacTATCCACTGGTTCATGAGCTTATGGAGCAGATTAAGACCAAAGATACGGAGATTGAGTTCCTCAAGAATGACAATGCTGAAATCCGGGTTGAGCTGCAGCAAAACCGAACGACTATGGAGCAAAACAATGTTCTCACCCAGACCTTGTTGCAGAAGTTTAGGAGCCGATTCGGTGAAGacttttag